A window of Vicinamibacteria bacterium contains these coding sequences:
- a CDS encoding amidohydrolase family protein produces MKRPLRATALIVAVSALSAMAQDPQERRRFLEPETPVSDDPRRVPVSEPEEDGRVLVLRGGNVFDGTGAPLRAATIVTRGKTIDRLESPDVTSWPEDAEVIDIDGKTVLPGLVDLHTHLTYYDPDSSPERGRSVADATLRASERLRYYIESGITSIRDVASAGDIPFVLKQWVAENRVVGPRIFAAGQLITATGGHGAEGQGNILVETGSVMTASGPDEWREAVRKQFDRGADLIKLASHYSREEIAAAIEEAHALGLKVTVDAETFYVQWAVEAGADSIEHPLPRTEETVRMMAETGTASVPTLIPYIYIIDASGGYFGSTSRRFTMTKDSNLAMLRTLREAGVKLGVGTDLVVDWYRYLPHPYITELKQLEAAGYTPSEALVAATKTSAEILDMAHRLGTIEPGKLADLVVIDGRPDRNLEDLEKVDLVIRDGHVIVREGRIWVPRHVPESPERPTEMR; encoded by the coding sequence ATGAAGCGACCCCTACGAGCCACCGCCCTCATCGTCGCGGTATCCGCGCTTTCTGCCATGGCGCAGGATCCTCAAGAGCGCCGCCGGTTTCTCGAGCCCGAAACGCCGGTTTCCGACGATCCGCGGCGCGTCCCCGTGTCCGAGCCCGAGGAAGACGGACGCGTCCTCGTGCTTCGTGGCGGAAACGTCTTCGACGGGACGGGAGCGCCACTCAGAGCCGCGACGATCGTGACCCGCGGCAAGACGATCGACCGCCTCGAATCACCGGACGTCACATCGTGGCCCGAGGACGCGGAAGTGATCGACATTGACGGAAAGACGGTGCTTCCCGGGCTCGTCGATCTCCACACTCACCTCACGTATTACGACCCCGACTCTTCGCCGGAACGGGGCCGGAGCGTAGCCGACGCGACGCTGCGCGCTTCCGAGCGGCTTCGCTACTACATCGAGAGCGGCATCACGTCGATCCGGGACGTGGCTTCAGCCGGCGACATTCCCTTCGTGCTCAAGCAGTGGGTCGCCGAGAACCGCGTCGTCGGCCCGCGTATCTTTGCCGCCGGGCAGCTCATCACCGCGACGGGCGGTCATGGCGCCGAGGGGCAAGGCAACATTCTCGTGGAGACGGGCTCCGTCATGACGGCGTCCGGGCCCGACGAGTGGCGTGAAGCGGTGCGCAAGCAGTTCGATCGCGGCGCCGACCTAATCAAGCTGGCGAGCCACTACAGCCGTGAAGAGATTGCCGCGGCCATCGAGGAAGCGCATGCCCTGGGACTCAAAGTCACCGTCGATGCCGAGACGTTCTATGTCCAGTGGGCGGTCGAGGCGGGTGCGGACTCGATCGAGCACCCTCTGCCGCGAACCGAAGAGACGGTCCGGATGATGGCGGAAACCGGGACCGCTTCCGTTCCCACGCTCATTCCGTACATCTACATCATCGATGCGTCGGGTGGTTACTTCGGGTCCACGTCGCGTCGCTTCACCATGACCAAGGACTCGAATCTCGCCATGCTGCGGACGCTCCGGGAGGCAGGCGTCAAGCTCGGCGTGGGGACCGATCTGGTCGTCGACTGGTATCGATACTTGCCTCACCCTTACATCACCGAGCTGAAGCAGCTCGAAGCGGCTGGCTACACGCCCTCGGAAGCTCTGGTCGCCGCGACGAAAACGAGTGCGGAAATCCTCGACATGGCACACCGCCTCGGCACGATCGAGCCCGGCAAGTTGGCGGATCTCGTCGTCATCGACGGCCGGCCCGATCGGAACCTCGAGGATCTCGAAAAGGTCGACCTGGTGATCCGCGATGGACACGTGATCGTGCGGGAGGGCCGGATCTGGGTCCCACGACACGTGCCGGAGAGCCCCGAGCGACCCACCGAGATGCGGTGA
- a CDS encoding SDR family oxidoreductase: MTRVLITGGTGVLGRQLVAPLLEAGHVVRISSRGPRRSGFPDEVEWSQTSLSSGVGLAEAVLGVDTIVHAASTPIAAQKVDVEGTGALLHHAKAAGVSHVLYISIVGIDGFPFSYYRAKRTTEQLIEAGPVPFTILRATQFHDLLDERFLPPLFKLPLVAFVPTDLKFQVIDSGEVATRMIELVSAGPSGRVPDVGGPEVLTMGQLAAAWMPARGIRRKVVHLPLPGRAAAAFRRGQNTCPDHRYGRITWSEYLSRPGRS; encoded by the coding sequence ATGACACGCGTTCTGATTACCGGAGGGACTGGAGTTCTCGGACGCCAGCTCGTCGCTCCACTCCTCGAGGCGGGGCACGTCGTGCGCATCTCGAGCCGCGGCCCTCGAAGGTCTGGATTTCCTGACGAAGTGGAGTGGTCGCAAACGTCGCTTTCGTCCGGGGTGGGTCTCGCGGAGGCCGTCCTCGGCGTGGATACGATCGTTCACGCGGCTTCGACTCCCATCGCCGCGCAGAAGGTGGACGTCGAGGGGACCGGCGCTCTTCTCCATCATGCCAAGGCCGCCGGAGTGTCGCACGTGCTCTATATTTCCATCGTCGGGATCGACGGGTTTCCCTTCTCGTACTACCGAGCCAAGCGCACGACCGAGCAGCTCATCGAGGCGGGCCCCGTTCCTTTCACGATTCTCCGCGCCACTCAGTTTCACGACCTTCTCGACGAGCGCTTTCTGCCACCGCTCTTCAAGCTTCCCCTCGTCGCCTTCGTGCCGACCGACTTGAAGTTTCAGGTCATCGATTCGGGCGAGGTTGCCACGCGCATGATCGAGCTCGTTTCCGCCGGACCCAGCGGCCGCGTTCCCGACGTGGGCGGGCCGGAAGTGCTGACGATGGGCCAGCTTGCGGCGGCTTGGATGCCGGCCCGCGGCATCCGGCGAAAGGTCGTGCACCTTCCCCTTCCCGGCCGAGCCGCGGCCGCGTTCCGCCGAGGGCAGAACACCTGCCCCGATCATCGGTACGGAAGGATTACCTGGAGCGAGTACCTATCGAGGCCTGGAAGATCCTGA
- a CDS encoding glycosyltransferase family 4 protein — protein MKLLYLADIRFPMERANGIQTVSTAHALASREARVELVVRRSDSRSDEACLAFFDLAPHPNLRLRRVPTPIGRFSHLLASLGLLARRHWDVVYTRDLLLADLAIRLGRVPCVVYEAHTVAAVFAEEKASLYAEGSPPSPAKLLRIDARERRVCQRAQGLVTITKGLRDALAERHGTLPPTAIVPDGCRVPARIPSFRRHAPPRVGYIGQLYPWKGVDVLIEAMQSVPRAEAVVVGGLRGEPDLDRVKELAERLSISDRVHFTGFLPPHELSEQREKADVFVIPLLDSATARRFTSPLKLFEAMAAGRPIVASDLPSIREVLAHEENALLVPAGDPRALASAIDRLLADDSLSVRLAERAGKDVRAYSWDRRAENLLAFLERARSKELARLAPTTAD, from the coding sequence ATGAAGCTTCTCTACCTGGCGGACATTCGCTTTCCCATGGAGCGAGCCAACGGCATACAGACGGTCTCGACCGCGCACGCCCTGGCGAGTCGGGAGGCGCGGGTGGAGCTGGTCGTGCGCCGAAGCGACTCTCGGAGTGACGAGGCCTGTCTTGCTTTCTTCGATCTCGCGCCCCACCCCAACCTTCGTCTGAGACGCGTCCCGACCCCGATCGGCCGATTCAGCCATCTGCTCGCGTCCCTGGGCCTTCTGGCGCGTCGGCACTGGGACGTCGTGTACACGCGCGACCTGCTATTGGCGGATCTCGCGATTCGGCTGGGCCGCGTTCCCTGCGTCGTCTACGAAGCCCATACCGTCGCCGCGGTTTTCGCCGAGGAGAAAGCCAGCCTGTACGCGGAGGGCTCGCCGCCGTCGCCAGCGAAGCTCCTCCGCATCGACGCTCGCGAGCGGAGAGTTTGTCAGCGCGCACAAGGCCTTGTCACCATCACGAAAGGGCTCCGCGACGCCCTTGCCGAGCGCCACGGGACGCTCCCGCCGACAGCGATCGTTCCCGACGGTTGCCGGGTCCCGGCTCGGATCCCGAGCTTCCGCCGGCACGCCCCGCCGCGCGTGGGCTATATCGGACAGCTCTATCCGTGGAAAGGTGTCGATGTTTTGATCGAGGCGATGCAGTCTGTCCCGAGAGCCGAGGCGGTCGTCGTTGGCGGACTCCGGGGCGAGCCGGATCTCGATCGCGTCAAGGAACTGGCCGAGCGCCTTTCGATCTCCGACCGCGTTCACTTCACCGGGTTCCTGCCACCTCACGAGCTTTCCGAGCAGCGAGAGAAGGCCGACGTCTTCGTGATCCCGTTGCTCGACTCGGCGACGGCGCGTCGTTTCACGTCCCCGCTCAAACTCTTCGAGGCCATGGCCGCGGGCCGGCCGATCGTCGCCTCGGATCTCCCTTCGATTCGCGAGGTTCTGGCGCACGAGGAAAACGCCCTTCTCGTGCCTGCGGGCGACCCACGGGCTTTGGCGAGCGCGATCGATCGTCTTCTTGCCGACGACAGCCTGTCGGTGCGGCTTGCCGAGCGGGCGGGTAAGGACGTGCGAGCTTACTCCTGGGATCGTCGCGCCGAGAACCTCCTCGCTTTCCTCGAGCGGGCCCGGTCAAAGGAGTTGGCCCGGCTCGCTCCGACCACCGCGGACTGA
- a CDS encoding 6-pyruvoyl-tetrahydropterin synthase-related protein, protein MKERGWTAIACVTFALLAVWLTWPLFPRMTTGLSHGADALLNSWTLGWSFHILTADPLSLFDANIFAPRPDTLAYSEHLFGVTLLAAPVYLMTGNLVLAYNFAMLSSFVLSGLGMYLLARDLAGDKWAALIAGTIYLAAPYRFGHLLQLQLLTLQWFPFVFWSLNRFLRDGGRLQLAGVVVFTTLQILSCNYYAVYLAFALAVLAIVLLIAGRQLLSRRKIVSLTLGAATVAALVAPFIPPYVRNRERGFYRRYEDVVHFSARPADYLTPSSFNKWRNAQPRSEKALFPGFGAMVLAGTGLLFGRRRDPMWIFFFVLSLLGFVLSLGPEIPIFGETLYLPYRFFYRHVPGFGGLRVPARLAVLTLVGLSALSAWGAAGLLSKARRYRPIVAVALLGILIFEYRTYPLDRVFPEAPRIPEVHRWLSTAPSKGAVLVLPIHEGEDIVHESLTMYYSTAHYRPLVNGYSGWWPNDYWELVGRLRHFPTARILDFLLDRAPVRYLVIHYDRIPQPRRRQLQAGMERYHERMPVVFRVGQDVVHEIR, encoded by the coding sequence GGAGCGAGGGTGGACGGCGATCGCCTGTGTCACCTTCGCGCTCCTCGCGGTCTGGCTCACATGGCCGCTCTTCCCCCGCATGACAACGGGTTTGAGCCATGGGGCCGATGCGCTTCTGAACTCCTGGACCCTCGGCTGGAGCTTTCACATTCTCACGGCCGATCCGCTCTCTCTTTTCGACGCGAACATCTTCGCTCCCCGGCCAGACACCCTCGCCTATTCCGAGCACCTCTTCGGGGTTACTCTTCTCGCCGCGCCCGTGTACCTGATGACGGGCAATCTCGTCCTCGCGTACAACTTCGCGATGCTTTCGTCGTTCGTGCTTTCCGGACTGGGCATGTATCTTCTCGCCCGGGATCTCGCCGGCGACAAATGGGCGGCCCTGATTGCGGGAACGATCTACCTCGCCGCGCCCTACCGGTTCGGGCATCTGCTCCAACTGCAGCTTCTGACGCTCCAGTGGTTCCCCTTCGTCTTCTGGAGTCTGAACCGCTTCCTGCGAGACGGCGGGCGGCTCCAGCTCGCCGGCGTCGTCGTGTTCACGACACTGCAGATCCTCTCCTGCAACTATTACGCGGTTTATCTCGCGTTCGCCTTGGCCGTGCTCGCGATCGTACTGCTGATCGCGGGCCGGCAGCTGCTGTCTCGACGAAAGATCGTTTCCCTGACGTTGGGCGCCGCCACGGTGGCCGCTCTCGTGGCCCCGTTCATCCCTCCTTATGTGAGAAATCGCGAGCGCGGATTCTATCGACGCTACGAGGACGTCGTTCATTTCTCGGCTCGACCGGCCGACTATCTGACACCGTCGAGCTTCAACAAGTGGCGCAACGCACAACCTCGCTCGGAGAAAGCGCTCTTTCCCGGTTTTGGCGCCATGGTGCTCGCAGGGACAGGCCTCCTCTTCGGTCGGCGGCGGGATCCCATGTGGATCTTCTTCTTCGTTCTATCGCTTCTCGGCTTCGTGCTCTCGCTCGGGCCCGAGATCCCGATCTTCGGTGAGACTCTGTATCTGCCGTATCGGTTCTTCTACCGCCACGTGCCGGGATTTGGAGGCTTGCGCGTGCCGGCGCGGCTCGCGGTCCTGACGCTCGTCGGTCTTTCCGCACTCTCCGCCTGGGGAGCGGCGGGGCTCCTTTCGAAGGCTCGTCGATACCGGCCAATCGTCGCCGTCGCCCTCCTCGGAATCCTCATCTTCGAGTACCGCACGTACCCTCTCGACCGGGTGTTTCCCGAGGCCCCGCGGATTCCCGAGGTTCACCGCTGGCTCTCGACGGCGCCTTCGAAGGGAGCCGTTCTCGTACTCCCGATCCACGAAGGCGAGGACATCGTCCACGAATCGCTCACCATGTATTATTCGACCGCGCATTACCGGCCGCTCGTCAACGGTTACAGCGGTTGGTGGCCAAACGACTACTGGGAGCTCGTGGGGAGATTGAGGCACTTTCCCACTGCACGCATCCTCGACTTCCTGCTCGACCGCGCGCCCGTCCGGTATCTCGTGATCCACTACGACCGGATCCCGCAGCCGAGGAGGAGGCAGCTCCAGGCCGGTATGGAGCGCTACCACGAAAGGATGCCGGTCGTCTTTCGCGTGGGACAGGACGTCGTTCACGAGATTCGATGA